In the Bacillus sp. FJAT-42376 genome, GAACCAAGTTCTCTGACTGTCGAAGAACGTGTTCAGGTAATGGATATTGCAGCAAAGACGGTCAGCAAGCGGGTTCCTTTTGTACCGGGTACGGGATCGGCGAATTATGAAGAGACTCTGTATTTAACGAAAAAGGCTCAGGAACTTGGTGCAGATGCCGCCATGGTGATTGTGCCTTACTACAATAAGCCATCCCAGCATGCTCTCTATAAACATTTCAAAACAGTGGCGGAATCGGTTGATATTCCGATTATTATTTACAACATTCCCGGCAGGACCGCTGTGAACCTGGAAGTGAAAACGATGGCACGTCTGGCAAAGGATGTTCCGAATATTATCGGCGCAAAGGAATCCAATAAGGATTTTGAACATGTGAACCGCGTCCTTCTCGAGTGCGGAAGAGATTTTCTTCTTTATTCCGGGATTGAACTGCTTTGCTATCCGATGCTTGCCATTGGCGGGGCGGGTTATATCAGTGCAACGGCGAATATCGAGCCGAAAAAAGTGGCGGATGTTTACAACGCCTGGAGCGAAGGTGATCTTACCCGTGCACTCAACCTCCACTATGAGCTGATGCCGCTGAACGATGTTCTCTTTAAGGATACGAATCCGGCACCGCTTAAGGCGGCTCTCGGCATGATGCATAAAATCAAACCGGTGCTCCGGATGCCGATGGACCTTCCGTCAAAAGAGCTTCAGGACGAAATCCGGAGTGTGCTCAAAAACTATGTGCAGCTGCCGGAAGAAGCAGGAACGCTATAAAAAGAGAAGAGGAGGCCTGAAAAGATGCAGACACAATCACATAAGGCTGCTGCTGGACACAAACAGCTCGAGCCTGTTAAGCACTATATCAACGGAGAATTTTTACATTCAGAACAGTCTTTTGAAAATAAAAATCCGTTTATGAACACGGCGATGAACGAAATAGCTGAGGGACGGAAGGAAGAGATTGAGAAGGCTGTGGCATCTGCTAAAAGCGCCTTTGTCCAGTGGGGCTCGATGAAAATGGAGAAGCGGATGAAGTTTATTGAGCGGATTGCAGCACTCATTGATGAGGAGATGGAAGAGGTTGCTTTCTTGGAATCCCTTGATACCGGCCTTCCGATCAGCCAGACAAGAAAAATGACAGCCCGGGCAGCGGAGAATTTCAGGTTTTACTCGCGGATGGTTCAGACAAAGCTGCATGGTGAATCGTACGCTGCAGACGATGAGTTTATTAATTATACCGTGTATAAACCTCTTGGTCCCATCGGGCTGATTACACCGTGGAATGCCCCGTTTATGCTGGAAACGTGGAAGGTCGCTCCGGCGCTTGCGACAGGGAATACCGTCATTTTAAAGCCGGCAGAGCTTTCTCCGCTTACGGCTAATAAGCTCGCGGAAATCATCCATAAAGCAGAGCTTCCTCCTGGTGTATTTAACGTAGTCCATGGATACGGAGAAACCGCAGGAGCCGCGCTGGTTGCCCATCCTGATGTAAAGGCTGTTTCGTTTACGGGAGAAACAAAGACAGGCTCAATCATTATAAAGACCGGAGCCGACAGCTTGAAGAAAACGTCGATGGAGCTTGGCGGAAAGTCCCCGCTCATTGTATTTGATGACGCGGACGTTGATAGAGCGCTCGATGCAGCGGTTTGGGGAATATTTTCTTTTAATGGAGAACGCTGCACGGCTAACTCCCGCCTGTTTTTGCATAAGAGCATGAAAGAATCGTTCGTCGAAAAGCTGAAGGAGCGTGTTCAAACTATCGTCATGGGTGACCCGATGGACACTGGAACCCAGCTTGGACCGCTTATTGATCAGGATCATTGCAGGAAGGTTCGGTCCTACATTGATTTAGCAGAAGAAGAAGGCTGTACGGTTTTTCAGGGGGAGGTCCCAGAAGAGCTGAAAGCGGGAAATTTCGTTCCTCCTACACTGCTTCTGAATGCGCGGAATGACATGAGAGTGTGCCAGGAAGAGATTTTCGGGCCGGTTATGTCTGTGATTGAATTTGAAACAGAAGAAGAGGCGATTGAGCTTGCAAATGACGTTCCTTATGGCCTCGCAGGGTACGTCTGGACAAATGATATGAAGCGGGGACACCGGGTGGCACAGGCGGTGGATGCCGGAATGCTCTGGGTGAATTCGCACAATGTACGCGATCTCCGCATTCCGTTCGGAGGGATGAAAGCAAGCGGAATCGGAAGAGAAGGCGGCCATTATGCGATGCTTGAATTTTACTGCGAGCCCAAAGTCATTCACGTCGCACTCGGAGACCATCACATTCCGCAGTTCGGGAAAAGGAAGGGGAGCTAAAGCATGCCGGCAAAAACGGGAGAACAGTATATAGAACGCGTAGATAAAGCGCAGGCGGAGATCTGGATTCACGGGGAGCAGGTCAAAGGGAAAATTTCAGAGCATCCTGCTTTTAAAGGCGTGATGAAATCACAGGCAGAGCTATATGACATGCAGCATGATCCGGATAAAAAGGATTTTATGACCTATATCTCCCCATCGACAGGAGCGCGGACGGGAACGTCCTTTATGCAGCCATCTACGAAGGAAGAGCTTATGATGCGCCGCCGGATGATGCAGGAGTGGGCCCGCTACAACGGGGGCATGATGGGGCGCTCGCCGGATTATATCAATTCAGGACTCATGGCGTACGGTGCCGCATCCGACATGTTTGGAAGCCAGGATCCGCTCTATGCGAAAAACATGCAAAACTATTATGAATATGCGAGAGAGAACGATTTGTCTCTAACCCATACGCTCATCCAGCCGCAGGTGAACCGCGGCGTTCATTCAGCCCAGCTGCCGGATCCCTATATAGCGGCGAGAATCAAGGAGAAAACATCAGAAGGTGTGGTCATTAAAGGAGCCCGTCTGCTCGCAACCCAGGGCGGGATAACAGATGAAATCATGGTGTTCCCGTCCACGCTCCTGAAACAGTCGGACGAAGAAAATCCTTATGCGTTCGCGTTCTGCATTCCGAATAACACACCGGGATTGAAATTTATATGCAGGGAATCGTTTGATTACGGAAAATCCGGTTTTGATCATCCGCTCGGATCCCAGTTTGAAGAAATGGATACCATTGTCGTGTTTGACGATGTGACTGTCCCTTGGGACCGCGTCTTTTCCCTTGGAGATGTTGCGGTCTGCAACAAAGCCTATACAGAGAGCAGTGCCGTTGTTCATATGACGCATCAAGTGGTATCCAAAAATGTGGCGAAGACAGAATTTGTCCTCGGGATTCTCCAGCTGATGGCGGAGACGATCAACATCAGCCAGTTCCAGCATATTCAGGAGAAAATCTCTGAAGTCATCCTTGCGCTTGAAACGCTGAAAGCCTATGTAACGGCGTCTGAAGCCAATGCCGGGCTTGACCGCTGGGGGACGATGACGCCTGATTTTGCTCCGTTAAATGCGGCGAGAAACTATTTCCCGAAAATTTATCCCCGGTTCACGGAAATCATGCAGCTGATGGGAGCGAGCGGTCTGATGGCGATTCCGACTCAGGCTGACTTCCAATCAGATATCCGTCCCGATCTGGATCAGTACCTGCAGTCGGCGACTGGGGATGCAGAGAGCCGTGTGAGGCTGTACCGGCTTGCGTGGGATGTATGCATGAGCTCATTCGGGTCAAGACAAACCCTTTATGAGCGCTTTTTCTTCGGCGATCCGGTTCGGATGGCTAGTGCCCTGTATAACGGATATGACAAGCAGGAATACGTGGACCGCGTGAAGGCATTCCTGGACCGTTCACAGGAACTGATCAAAAATAACGGATGAAAGAGGGAATAAGCTGTGACGGAATTTAACATTATTCGGATGGCCCGAACGGTATTGAATGTAAAAGACTTGGATGTTTCCAGAGCGTTTTATGTGGATGCCCTTGGCTTTATTGAAACGGAACGGACAGAAGAGGCGATCTATTTAAGGGGCCTTGAGGAGCATGTCCATCACAGCCTCGTGTTGAAAAAATCAGCAAAACATGGTGTACATGCGCTTGGCTATAAGGTAGCGGCCGATGAAGATCTTGACCGACTTCAGGCATTTTTCCAAGCAAAGGGGCTGAAGACCAAATGGCTGGAGGAAGGAACGCAGCATGCACTGGGCAGAGCCTTGCATGTTCATGATATTTCCGGAATGCCGCTTGAGTTTTTCAGCAAAATGGACGGGGCTGAAAGGATGCTTCAGCGCTATGAACTGTACCGCGGCGCAAGGATTCAGCGCATTGACCACGTCAACTGCAGTGTGCCGGATGTGGAGAAAGCGTACCATTTTTACATTCAGGAACTGGGCTTTGCCTGCTCGGAATATACGGCAGCCGGGGAGGACCGGATTTGGGCGGCTTGGCTTCACCGGAAACAAACGGTTCATGATCAGGCATTTATGAATGGGGAAGGGCCGAGGCTTCATCATGTCGGCTTCTGGCTCCCGGATCCGCTTTCGATTATCCATAGCTGCGACGTGCTGGCTTCCCTCGGATATGCCGGAAGCATCGAACGGGGCCCGGGCCGCCACGGTTTATCCAATGCTTTCTTCCTCTATTTGCGTGATCCGGACGGCTACCGGATTGAGCTGTACAGCGGGGATTACTTGACAAGTGATCCGGATTTTAAGCCGGTCCGCTGGGATTTAAATGATCCGAGAAGACAGACGTTCTGGGGGACGAAAGCACCGGACAGCTGGTTTAATGAGACCGCGCCGTTTCTCGATATCGAAACAGGAGAGCCGGTCGGAACCCGGTCACCGGTGCTTGAGCAAAAGAAGCCTGAATTTATCATTTAAAGGAGGGAAATCCGTGAGAACTGGACAATTAATGATGCCGGGAACATCCCGGCTCCAGACCGTGGAGCTCCGGGGAAAAGAGTTTGTCTGCAATGGAACCGCTTTTCAAACGGATCAGCTTATCCTAAGCCCCCCTATTTCAGGAACGGTGTACGGCACGGCCCTGAACTACAAGGGAGAACTGGAGCTGCTTGGAGATTCTGTCTATGAATCACCGTACCAGCAGCCTCCTGCTGCCCCGGTTTTGTATATAAAGCCTGTGAATACGCTGAACGGGCACGGCGGCGTCATCCCATTGCCGGATGGTGCTGATGAACTCCAGACAGGTGCTGCCCTTGGAATCGTCATCGGCCGGAAAGCAAACCGGGTAAAGGAAGAGGCGGCGCTCGATTTTGTGCTTGGATATACGGTCGTAAATGACGTGAGTATCCCCCATACCACCGTGTACCGTCCTGCTGTGAAGGAAAAATGCAGAGATGGCTTTTGTCCGGCCGGTCCGTGGATTAGGCCCCGCAACGAGGTGAAGAATCCCGATTCTTTAAGCATCTCGGTTTATATAAACGGTGTACTGAACCAGAAAACATCGACTTCGAGCCTGATTCGTTCTGTTCCAAAGCTGATTGCCGACGTTACAGAATTTATGACGCTGAATGAAGGAGATGTTCTGCTTGCGGGAGTTCCGGAACATCCTCCCCGCATGAAGGATGGGGATGTCGTTACCATTGAGATTGAAGAGGTGGGTTCTTT is a window encoding:
- the hpaI gene encoding 2,4-dihydroxyhept-2-ene-1,7-dioic acid aldolase, producing the protein MAGFEEAKKRLRGSIAPVITPFHEDGSIDFQTLEKLIDWHIESGSHGISVTGTTGEPSSLTVEERVQVMDIAAKTVSKRVPFVPGTGSANYEETLYLTKKAQELGADAAMVIVPYYNKPSQHALYKHFKTVAESVDIPIIIYNIPGRTAVNLEVKTMARLAKDVPNIIGAKESNKDFEHVNRVLLECGRDFLLYSGIELLCYPMLAIGGAGYISATANIEPKKVADVYNAWSEGDLTRALNLHYELMPLNDVLFKDTNPAPLKAALGMMHKIKPVLRMPMDLPSKELQDEIRSVLKNYVQLPEEAGTL
- the hpaE gene encoding 5-carboxymethyl-2-hydroxymuconate semialdehyde dehydrogenase, which encodes MQTQSHKAAAGHKQLEPVKHYINGEFLHSEQSFENKNPFMNTAMNEIAEGRKEEIEKAVASAKSAFVQWGSMKMEKRMKFIERIAALIDEEMEEVAFLESLDTGLPISQTRKMTARAAENFRFYSRMVQTKLHGESYAADDEFINYTVYKPLGPIGLITPWNAPFMLETWKVAPALATGNTVILKPAELSPLTANKLAEIIHKAELPPGVFNVVHGYGETAGAALVAHPDVKAVSFTGETKTGSIIIKTGADSLKKTSMELGGKSPLIVFDDADVDRALDAAVWGIFSFNGERCTANSRLFLHKSMKESFVEKLKERVQTIVMGDPMDTGTQLGPLIDQDHCRKVRSYIDLAEEEGCTVFQGEVPEELKAGNFVPPTLLLNARNDMRVCQEEIFGPVMSVIEFETEEEAIELANDVPYGLAGYVWTNDMKRGHRVAQAVDAGMLWVNSHNVRDLRIPFGGMKASGIGREGGHYAMLEFYCEPKVIHVALGDHHIPQFGKRKGS
- the hpaB gene encoding 4-hydroxyphenylacetate 3-monooxygenase, oxygenase component; the protein is MPAKTGEQYIERVDKAQAEIWIHGEQVKGKISEHPAFKGVMKSQAELYDMQHDPDKKDFMTYISPSTGARTGTSFMQPSTKEELMMRRRMMQEWARYNGGMMGRSPDYINSGLMAYGAASDMFGSQDPLYAKNMQNYYEYARENDLSLTHTLIQPQVNRGVHSAQLPDPYIAARIKEKTSEGVVIKGARLLATQGGITDEIMVFPSTLLKQSDEENPYAFAFCIPNNTPGLKFICRESFDYGKSGFDHPLGSQFEEMDTIVVFDDVTVPWDRVFSLGDVAVCNKAYTESSAVVHMTHQVVSKNVAKTEFVLGILQLMAETINISQFQHIQEKISEVILALETLKAYVTASEANAGLDRWGTMTPDFAPLNAARNYFPKIYPRFTEIMQLMGASGLMAIPTQADFQSDIRPDLDQYLQSATGDAESRVRLYRLAWDVCMSSFGSRQTLYERFFFGDPVRMASALYNGYDKQEYVDRVKAFLDRSQELIKNNG
- the hpaD gene encoding 3,4-dihydroxyphenylacetate 2,3-dioxygenase, whose product is MARTVLNVKDLDVSRAFYVDALGFIETERTEEAIYLRGLEEHVHHSLVLKKSAKHGVHALGYKVAADEDLDRLQAFFQAKGLKTKWLEEGTQHALGRALHVHDISGMPLEFFSKMDGAERMLQRYELYRGARIQRIDHVNCSVPDVEKAYHFYIQELGFACSEYTAAGEDRIWAAWLHRKQTVHDQAFMNGEGPRLHHVGFWLPDPLSIIHSCDVLASLGYAGSIERGPGRHGLSNAFFLYLRDPDGYRIELYSGDYLTSDPDFKPVRWDLNDPRRQTFWGTKAPDSWFNETAPFLDIETGEPVGTRSPVLEQKKPEFII
- a CDS encoding fumarylacetoacetate hydrolase family protein — encoded protein: MRTGQLMMPGTSRLQTVELRGKEFVCNGTAFQTDQLILSPPISGTVYGTALNYKGELELLGDSVYESPYQQPPAAPVLYIKPVNTLNGHGGVIPLPDGADELQTGAALGIVIGRKANRVKEEAALDFVLGYTVVNDVSIPHTTVYRPAVKEKCRDGFCPAGPWIRPRNEVKNPDSLSISVYINGVLNQKTSTSSLIRSVPKLIADVTEFMTLNEGDVLLAGVPEHPPRMKDGDVVTIEIEEVGSLTNRVVKEDGRERP